TTGACCGTCAGCCCCAGTTCGGCGCCCGCTGCCGCATACAACGCCAACAAGGCCTCGGTGCGCGGATTCGGCGGCCACGGCGGCGATTCGTGGTCCAGAATGATCCGCACCCGGCACGGAAATCCATCTGCGCGGCTGCGGACGGTAATCTCCTGCTCCAATGCCCGTAGCTGCGCCAGGCCGGCCTGATACGCTTCGACGGAAAAGGCGCGCAGTTCGGCTTCGGCCACCGCCCGGTGCGGCACGCGGTTCAGCGCGCCACCGCCCGTGATGGTTCCGACGTTGACCGTCAGGCCGCGCGCCGGATCCGTCAGCGCTTCCACCCGCTGAACCGTGTGGGCGAGCTGCGCAATGGCGCTGGCGCCGCGGGTGTGTGCCACACCGGCATGTGCGCCGCGGCCCTCGACTTCGATCCGGAACGCCGCCCGTCCCTTGCGCGCGGTGACGAGAGAAAACTCGTTCCCCACCCGCCGGCCGGCCTCGAAGACCAGCGCGGCCGTCGCGCCGCGGAGCCGTTCCTCGCAGAGCCGGCCAAATTCCGTGCTGTCGGTTTCCTCGGAAGCGTTGAGCAACAGCACCCAGTTCGTCGCCGCGAACACATCCGGGGCCACCGTCTGCAAGGCCGCGAGCACGAGGTGCATCATGACCGTGCCGCCCTTGACGTCTTCCGTGCCCGGGCCGTAGATGCGGTCGCCCTCGACACGCCAGTGAAACTGGTTCCGCGCCTCCTCCTCGGCGGGAAACACCGTGTCGAGGTGGGAGATGAATCCGACCGACCGCGGGCCGGTGCCGGCGCGGGTCAACACGAGGTGGTCGCCCAGCGCGGGATTGGCGGACGGCACGAACCCGGCCGTGAAGCCGAGCGGGGCAAACGCCCGCGCGGTGAACCGGCCCAGCTGATTGA
The DNA window shown above is from Verrucomicrobiia bacterium and carries:
- a CDS encoding M20/M25/M40 family metallo-hydrolase; translation: MQPNDTLFACLNARLAPSLELLRQMVAINSHTLNRDGVNQLGRFTARAFAPLGFTAGFVPSANPALGDHLVLTRAGTGPRSVGFISHLDTVFPAEEEARNQFHWRVEGDRIYGPGTEDVKGGTVMMHLVLAALQTVAPDVFAATNWVLLLNASEETDSTEFGRLCEERLRGATAALVFEAGRRVGNEFSLVTARKGRAAFRIEVEGRGAHAGVAHTRGASAIAQLAHTVQRVEALTDPARGLTVNVGTITGGGALNRVPHRAVAEAELRAFSVEAYQAGLAQLRALEQEITVRSRADGFPCRVRIILDHESPPWPPNPRTEALLALYAAAGAELGLTVNREERGGISDGNFICHAVPTLDGLGPMGDNAHCSERTADGSKDQEYVQPSSFVPKAALNVQALLRLLRP